One Lysinibacillus sp. OF-1 DNA segment encodes these proteins:
- a CDS encoding DNA glycosylase: protein MTWYEVNDDIVITLPTIFDMNANLGYLTREKNECMYEIENNIMTKVITIGKIQSLVQISIINNKQMVIQFLNDSKPIEKWKRQEIVTYIHEWFDLDNDLTSFYEMAKADPLLKIPVQKFYGLRVIGIPDLFEALCWGVLGQQINLAFAYTLKRQFVEKFGDFIEWNGKKYWVFPSYERIAQLTPADLANIKMTVKKSEYIIGIAKLMASGELSREKLMEMDFKDAEKSLMKIRGIGPWTANYVLMRCLRFQTAFPIDDVGLINSIKLLQNMNRKPTKDEIMQLLIPWKNWESYATFYLWRVLY, encoded by the coding sequence GTGACATGGTATGAAGTCAATGATGATATTGTTATTACATTACCTACAATTTTCGACATGAATGCTAACCTAGGTTATTTAACAAGGGAAAAAAATGAATGCATGTACGAAATAGAGAACAATATTATGACAAAAGTTATAACAATTGGGAAAATTCAATCCTTAGTACAAATAAGCATAATCAATAATAAACAAATGGTGATTCAATTCCTAAATGATTCTAAACCTATTGAAAAGTGGAAGCGGCAAGAAATTGTAACATATATTCATGAATGGTTTGATCTCGATAATGATTTAACGTCATTTTATGAAATGGCAAAAGCAGACCCATTACTTAAAATACCTGTCCAAAAATTTTATGGATTACGAGTAATCGGCATTCCCGACTTATTTGAAGCTTTATGCTGGGGAGTTTTAGGCCAACAAATTAACTTAGCCTTCGCGTACACCTTAAAGAGGCAATTTGTAGAAAAATTTGGCGATTTCATTGAATGGAATGGTAAAAAATATTGGGTGTTCCCTTCATACGAACGAATTGCACAATTAACCCCTGCTGACCTAGCAAATATTAAAATGACGGTGAAAAAAAGTGAATATATCATTGGCATTGCGAAATTAATGGCAAGTGGAGAATTATCGAGGGAAAAATTAATGGAAATGGACTTTAAAGATGCTGAAAAAAGCTTAATGAAAATACGAGGAATCGGCCCTTGGACAGCCAATTATGTTTTAATGCGCTGCCTGAGGTTCCAAACAGCCTTTCCAATCGATGATGTAGGACTTATTAATTCGATAAAACTATTACAAAATATGAATCGAAAGCCGACAAAAGATGAAATCATGCAATTATTGATACCTTGGAAAAACTGGGAATCCTACGCAACCTTTTATTTATGGCGTGTCCTTTACTAA